Proteins encoded by one window of Bos javanicus breed banteng chromosome 22, ARS-OSU_banteng_1.0, whole genome shotgun sequence:
- the CCR4 gene encoding C-C chemokine receptor type 4 isoform X1 has translation MLRPSIGPGKTHLLLLCRIGPRVPSHPAGESRCVPGSFGWAQSCLEEPVNLKMNPTDIADTTVDESIYNSYYLYENLPKPCNKDGIRAFGGLFLPPLYSLVFLFGLLGNSVVVLVLFKYKRLKSMTDVYLLNLAISDLLFVLSLPFWGYYAADQWVFGLGLCKLISWIYLVGFYSGIFFITLMSIDRYLAIVHAIFSLRARTLTYGVITSVATWSVAVLVSLPGLLFSTCYTERNHTYCKTKYSFNSTRWKVLSSLEINILGLVIPLGIMLFCYSMIIRTLQHCKNEKKNKAVKMIFAVVVLFLGFWTPYNVVLFLETLVELEVLQDCTFERHLDYAIQTTETLAFVHCCLNPVIYFFLGEKFRKYIVQLFKTCRGTLVLCQYCRLLPMYTDTPSSSYTQSTVDHDLRDAL, from the coding sequence GTTCTTTTGGCTGGGCTCAGAGCTGCCTTGAGGAGCCTGTAAATTTGAAAATGAACCCCACGGATATAGCAGACACCACGGTGGATGAAAGCATCTATAACAGTTATTATCTCTATGAAAACCTGCCCAAGCCTTGCAACAAGGACGGCATCCGGGCATTTGGGGGGCTCTTCCTGCCCCCACTCTACTCCTTGGTCTTTCTCTTCGGTCTGCTTGGCAACTCCGTGGTGGTCTTGGTCCTGTTCAAGTACAAGCGGCTCAAGTCCATGACCGACGTGTACCTGCTCAACCTCGCCATCTCGGACCTGCTCTTCGTGCTCTCACTGCCTTTCTGGGGCTACTATGCTGCAGACCAGTGGGTGTTTGGGCTTGGCCTCTGCAAGCTGATTTCTTGGATATACCTGGTGGGCTTCTACAGCGGCATCTTCTTCATCACACTCATGAGCATCGACAGGTACCTGGCCATCGTGCATGCCATCTTCTCCCTGAGAGCCAGGACCTTGACGTACGGGGTCATCACCAGTGTGGCCACGTGGTCAGTGGCTGTGCTTGTCTCCCTCCCAGGCCTCCTGTTCAGCACGTGTTATACTGAGCGCAACCACACCTACTGCAAAACCAAGTACTCTTTCAACTCCACGCGGTGGAAGGTCCTGAGCTCCCTGGAGATCAACATTCTAGGGCTGGTGATCCCCTTGGGAATCATGCTGTTCTGCTACTCCATGATCATTAGGACCTTGCAGCACTGCAAAAATGAGAAGAAGAACAAGGCAGTGAAGATGATCTTTGCTGTGGTGGTCCTCTTCCTGGGGTTCTGGACCCCTTACAATGTGGTGCTCTTCCTGGAGACCCTGGTGGAGCTGGAGGTCCTTCAGGACTGCACATTTGAGCGACACCTGGACTATGCCATCCAGACCACAGAGACCCTGGCTTTTGTTCACTGCTGCCTCAATCCTGTCATCTACTTCTTCCTGGGGGAGAAATTTCGCAAGTATATCGTACAGCTCTTCAAAACCTGCCGGGGCACTCTGGTGCTCTGCCAATACTGTCGACTCCTCCCAATGTACACTGACACCCCCAGCTCATCTTACACGCAGTCCACGGTGGACCATGACCTCCGCGATGCTCTGTAA
- the CCR4 gene encoding C-C chemokine receptor type 4 isoform X2: protein MNPTDIADTTVDESIYNSYYLYENLPKPCNKDGIRAFGGLFLPPLYSLVFLFGLLGNSVVVLVLFKYKRLKSMTDVYLLNLAISDLLFVLSLPFWGYYAADQWVFGLGLCKLISWIYLVGFYSGIFFITLMSIDRYLAIVHAIFSLRARTLTYGVITSVATWSVAVLVSLPGLLFSTCYTERNHTYCKTKYSFNSTRWKVLSSLEINILGLVIPLGIMLFCYSMIIRTLQHCKNEKKNKAVKMIFAVVVLFLGFWTPYNVVLFLETLVELEVLQDCTFERHLDYAIQTTETLAFVHCCLNPVIYFFLGEKFRKYIVQLFKTCRGTLVLCQYCRLLPMYTDTPSSSYTQSTVDHDLRDAL from the coding sequence ATGAACCCCACGGATATAGCAGACACCACGGTGGATGAAAGCATCTATAACAGTTATTATCTCTATGAAAACCTGCCCAAGCCTTGCAACAAGGACGGCATCCGGGCATTTGGGGGGCTCTTCCTGCCCCCACTCTACTCCTTGGTCTTTCTCTTCGGTCTGCTTGGCAACTCCGTGGTGGTCTTGGTCCTGTTCAAGTACAAGCGGCTCAAGTCCATGACCGACGTGTACCTGCTCAACCTCGCCATCTCGGACCTGCTCTTCGTGCTCTCACTGCCTTTCTGGGGCTACTATGCTGCAGACCAGTGGGTGTTTGGGCTTGGCCTCTGCAAGCTGATTTCTTGGATATACCTGGTGGGCTTCTACAGCGGCATCTTCTTCATCACACTCATGAGCATCGACAGGTACCTGGCCATCGTGCATGCCATCTTCTCCCTGAGAGCCAGGACCTTGACGTACGGGGTCATCACCAGTGTGGCCACGTGGTCAGTGGCTGTGCTTGTCTCCCTCCCAGGCCTCCTGTTCAGCACGTGTTATACTGAGCGCAACCACACCTACTGCAAAACCAAGTACTCTTTCAACTCCACGCGGTGGAAGGTCCTGAGCTCCCTGGAGATCAACATTCTAGGGCTGGTGATCCCCTTGGGAATCATGCTGTTCTGCTACTCCATGATCATTAGGACCTTGCAGCACTGCAAAAATGAGAAGAAGAACAAGGCAGTGAAGATGATCTTTGCTGTGGTGGTCCTCTTCCTGGGGTTCTGGACCCCTTACAATGTGGTGCTCTTCCTGGAGACCCTGGTGGAGCTGGAGGTCCTTCAGGACTGCACATTTGAGCGACACCTGGACTATGCCATCCAGACCACAGAGACCCTGGCTTTTGTTCACTGCTGCCTCAATCCTGTCATCTACTTCTTCCTGGGGGAGAAATTTCGCAAGTATATCGTACAGCTCTTCAAAACCTGCCGGGGCACTCTGGTGCTCTGCCAATACTGTCGACTCCTCCCAATGTACACTGACACCCCCAGCTCATCTTACACGCAGTCCACGGTGGACCATGACCTCCGCGATGCTCTGTAA